The Paeniglutamicibacter sulfureus genome includes a region encoding these proteins:
- a CDS encoding Cgl0159 family (beta/alpha)8-fold protein: MSNNPAIDREDPRRYAHLTTIRLEDPGAVARAAATRIRHEGARTGRQNFIIAADHPARGALSVGNRTMAMADRRDLLDRLQISLQNPAVDGVLASPDILDDLLLLGALDHKLVFGSMNRGGLSGYVNEFDDRFTGHTAQALADIGADGGKMLTRIALGDPATAVTLEATAHAIDELAERKLIAMVEPFLSEWHNGRVRNDLGPDAVIKSVGIASGLGGTSAYTWMKLPVVPDMERVMAATTLPTVLLGGDPEGSPDEVFATWAAALALPGVQGLTVGRTLLYPADGDVASAVATAASLLNHATIPAE; the protein is encoded by the coding sequence ATGAGCAACAACCCGGCCATCGACCGCGAGGACCCGCGCCGCTACGCGCACCTGACCACCATCCGCCTGGAGGACCCGGGAGCCGTGGCCCGTGCGGCTGCCACCCGCATCCGCCACGAGGGGGCGCGGACCGGGAGGCAGAACTTCATCATCGCCGCAGACCACCCGGCCCGCGGCGCACTATCGGTCGGCAACCGTACGATGGCCATGGCCGACCGCCGCGACCTGCTCGACAGGCTGCAGATCTCCCTGCAAAACCCCGCGGTCGACGGCGTGCTGGCAAGCCCCGACATCCTCGATGACCTGCTGCTGCTCGGTGCGCTGGACCACAAGCTGGTTTTCGGCTCGATGAACCGCGGCGGGCTCTCCGGATACGTCAACGAGTTCGACGACCGTTTCACCGGCCACACCGCACAGGCGCTGGCGGACATCGGCGCCGACGGCGGAAAGATGCTCACCCGAATTGCCCTGGGCGACCCCGCGACCGCCGTGACACTCGAGGCTACCGCCCACGCCATCGACGAGCTGGCCGAACGCAAGCTCATCGCCATGGTTGAGCCGTTCCTCTCCGAATGGCACAACGGGCGGGTCCGCAACGACCTGGGTCCCGACGCCGTCATCAAGTCGGTGGGCATCGCCTCCGGGCTTGGCGGCACCAGCGCCTATACCTGGATGAAGCTTCCGGTGGTCCCGGACATGGAACGCGTCATGGCTGCCACCACGTTGCCCACCGTGCTGCTGGGAGGGGACCCCGAGGGCTCTCCCGACGAGGTGTTCGCCACCTGGGCGGCCGCACTGGCATTGCCGGGAGTCCAAGGCCTGACGGTCGGACGCACGCTGCTTTACCCGGCAGACGGCGACGTCGCCTCGGCG
- a CDS encoding sugar phosphate isomerase/epimerase family protein, with amino-acid sequence MKLGVYNAILHDRSLPEALEAIAKVGLTGIEINTGGFLPAVHVPTFDEILSSDVARDEYLGLFEGTGVSIAGLNCNGNPLHPNPLIGHAHAEDIRRSIRLAERLGQDRVVTMSGLPGGEPGATTPNWIVNAWNSTALDVLDYQMGVAADFWKETDKLAADHGVKVALELHPQNVVFNPAGIRELVERTGATHVGVELDASHLFWQQMDPVAVIRDLGPLVFHAAAKDVRVNPSAAIYGVLDNRFRKLDPSEPRTNLGGDEWANEWPKDAAWDFVALGKGHDTAYWTEFLRALQEVDPEMWVNIEHEDVSLGRIEGLEVASAVLREANATLEVSVR; translated from the coding sequence ATGAAACTCGGTGTCTACAACGCCATCCTGCACGACCGTTCACTACCCGAGGCGCTTGAAGCCATTGCCAAGGTTGGATTGACCGGCATTGAAATCAACACTGGAGGTTTCCTGCCGGCGGTGCACGTGCCGACGTTCGACGAGATCCTCTCCAGCGATGTTGCCCGCGACGAATACCTGGGCCTCTTCGAGGGCACCGGCGTCTCGATCGCGGGACTCAATTGCAACGGCAACCCACTGCACCCCAACCCTCTGATCGGCCACGCCCACGCCGAGGATATCCGTCGCTCCATCCGCCTGGCCGAACGCCTGGGCCAGGACCGCGTCGTCACCATGTCCGGCCTGCCCGGCGGGGAACCCGGCGCCACGACACCGAACTGGATCGTCAACGCCTGGAACTCCACGGCACTTGACGTCCTTGACTACCAAATGGGCGTGGCCGCCGACTTCTGGAAGGAAACCGACAAGCTCGCCGCCGACCACGGGGTGAAGGTGGCCCTTGAGCTCCACCCGCAGAACGTGGTCTTCAACCCGGCCGGCATCCGCGAGCTCGTCGAACGCACCGGTGCGACCCACGTAGGCGTCGAACTCGATGCCTCCCACCTCTTCTGGCAGCAGATGGATCCCGTGGCGGTAATCCGCGACCTAGGCCCGCTGGTGTTCCATGCAGCCGCCAAGGACGTTCGAGTCAACCCGTCGGCCGCCATTTACGGGGTTTTGGACAACCGCTTCCGCAAGCTCGACCCATCCGAGCCCCGCACCAACTTGGGCGGCGACGAGTGGGCCAACGAGTGGCCGAAGGATGCCGCCTGGGACTTCGTGGCGCTGGGCAAGGGACACGACACCGCGTACTGGACCGAGTTCCTGCGCGCGCTGCAGGAGGTCGATCCCGAGATGTGGGTCAATATCGAGCACGAGGACGTGTCCCTAGGTCGCATCGAGGGCCTGGAAGTGGCCTCAGCCGTACTGCGCGAAGCCAACGCCACCCTGGAGGTTTCGGTCCGTTGA
- a CDS encoding SDR family NAD(P)-dependent oxidoreductase encodes MIAWARYPYEGKVVLVTGAGSGIGRGIAQGFLEQGACVAVLGRTTDSLRTTAQDHPEDRSLVLACDVTDRSEVERSVAELLARFGRLDIVVSNAGWCEPSELETFEDDVWARMHAVNVDAFIFLARAALPALKASHGNVVAVSSVSGIRGDWNQFAYNATKGALNAMVQSLALDLGTHGVRVNAVAPAFTDTQLTRQRLEDPEFAARLLDRLALDRPATPADIARTVLFLASPDAGYITGAIIPVDGGTTASSGTPRPL; translated from the coding sequence TTGATCGCCTGGGCGCGCTACCCGTACGAAGGCAAGGTCGTGCTGGTCACCGGCGCCGGCTCGGGCATCGGGCGCGGCATCGCCCAGGGGTTCCTGGAGCAGGGCGCATGCGTGGCGGTGCTGGGCCGCACCACCGACTCGTTGCGCACCACTGCCCAAGACCATCCGGAAGACCGGTCCCTGGTGCTGGCCTGCGATGTCACCGATCGCTCCGAGGTCGAGCGGTCCGTTGCCGAGTTGCTGGCACGTTTCGGCCGCCTGGACATCGTCGTCAGCAATGCCGGCTGGTGCGAACCCAGCGAACTCGAGACGTTCGAGGACGATGTCTGGGCGCGGATGCACGCTGTCAACGTGGACGCATTCATCTTCCTGGCCAGGGCGGCCCTGCCGGCGTTGAAGGCCAGCCACGGCAACGTCGTGGCCGTTTCCTCGGTCTCGGGAATACGGGGGGATTGGAACCAGTTCGCCTACAACGCCACCAAGGGCGCGCTCAACGCCATGGTCCAAAGCCTGGCCCTGGATCTGGGCACCCATGGGGTGCGGGTCAATGCCGTGGCCCCTGCCTTCACCGATACGCAGCTGACCCGCCAGAGGCTGGAGGACCCGGAATTCGCCGCCCGGCTGCTGGACAGGCTGGCCCTGGATCGGCCGGCGACACCGGCGGACATCGCCCGGACAGTCTTGTTCCTGGCCAGCCCGGACGCCGGTTACATCACCGGGGCCATTATTCCCGTCGACGGCGGAACGACCGCGTCTTCGGGAACGCCTCGCCCACTTTAG
- a CDS encoding tautomerase family protein: protein MLMIRIDVAEGRTPAGLAALSRAIHVAAVQGYRIPEGDYFHVMTEHPCGQIVALDAGLGFGRSDAVVMIQAFTQRGRSGEAKAALFAAIARELRAVGVAGEDVFIGYSENGAEGWSFGFGRARYSTGELAVPGAGEAP from the coding sequence ATGCTGATGATTCGCATTGATGTCGCCGAGGGGCGCACGCCCGCAGGGTTGGCTGCGCTCAGCAGGGCGATCCATGTCGCGGCGGTGCAGGGGTATCGCATCCCGGAGGGTGACTACTTCCACGTCATGACCGAGCATCCATGCGGGCAGATCGTCGCCCTGGATGCCGGGCTCGGGTTTGGCCGCAGTGATGCGGTGGTGATGATCCAGGCTTTCACCCAGCGCGGGCGCTCCGGGGAGGCCAAGGCTGCGCTGTTTGCCGCGATCGCACGCGAACTCCGGGCCGTCGGCGTGGCCGGCGAGGACGTTTTCATCGGCTACTCGGAAAACGGTGCCGAGGGCTGGTCGTTTGGTTTTGGCCGGGCCCGGTATTCCACCGGCGAGCTGGCAGTTCCCGGCGCCGGGGAGGCGCCGTGA
- a CDS encoding DEAD/DEAH box helicase — translation MTESAFPMVDAREILRVVGGVSFTRGKVLATDAALSEFLWDPDQQNLSGTVSEDGEPACGVGITLAMKKGERVIDDATCNCGDAPKCRHVAAVLIYSNSMHLRAKDVVYRNTAVAVPAWQQSLQQLLAPAPAAAKSLGGPNSKHPVLQMGLQFELQDTTLSAHQQWAPGSGVGQLKVASRRWRLGVRPVVRSGSDRWARSNLRWNTISFKTFGLNLDVEQHRWFCQFVPLYRAKGELYFGEDNDWLYLDEYSSALLWELLAEARSLGVALVGTRTYTRILLASPAQVALGTRAAEDGLALAPSVSLGGHGFILDAHTAAGSIGSHGVYVANEDQSEIFLGQVPGGLSHSELAMLHHPETLNVPAAETEEFFSRVYPRLARKLRVTSPDASVELPPVLPPKLVAKIRYGSRETVDVDWVFDYNGMVVDAADRDTLVESALESAVLEILNRHPAFESSVLGPRHFQGLEVIDFVRRVLPELTEVEDLVLSEAGTRPEFHELTEAPELVITTVESDRRDWFDLGLLISIGERQIPFADILRALIQGHTKLLMPDRSYFSLADPLFDKLRALVSEAGGLRDMKDKEADISLTPYQFSMWEELEDLASRIEGPDAWVGALNSLVNLKTTEVADLPPTLNATLRPYQVEGFGWLATLWRNGLGGVLADDMGLGKTLQTLALILHAHQVWENPAAFEGISPQAGVRAPFLVVAPTSVVSNWKDEAARFAPSLRVVAITDTESRAAASLAQLAKDYDVVVTSYTLLRLDDDAYADIPWAGLILDEAQFVKNKATKAHHVARDMPARFKLAITGTPMENNLMELWSIFAIVSPGLFPSAVRFAENYQRPIERQGLAEPLVRLRRRIRPFMLRRTKDAVVTDLPPKQEQVLHVELGEEHRRVYDTHLQRERQKVLRLVDDMDKNRFTIFQSLTLLRMLSLDASLVDPEYAHVPSAKLDVLFEQLEDVLAEGHRALIFSQFTSFLKKAADRLDAAGVPYAYLDGSTRKRAEVIDSFKSGVAPVFLISLKAGGFGLNLTEADYCFLLDPWWNPAAESQAVDRAHRIGQTRNVMVYRMVAKNTIEEKVVALQDSKRQLISSVMDEGAGFGKVLNADDIRELLR, via the coding sequence ATGACCGAATCTGCTTTTCCCATGGTCGATGCGCGTGAAATCCTGCGTGTCGTTGGCGGTGTCTCCTTCACACGCGGCAAGGTGCTGGCCACCGACGCCGCTCTGAGCGAGTTCCTGTGGGATCCGGATCAGCAGAACCTGTCCGGGACGGTGTCCGAGGACGGCGAACCCGCTTGCGGCGTGGGCATCACGCTGGCGATGAAAAAGGGCGAGCGCGTCATCGACGACGCCACCTGCAACTGCGGCGATGCGCCCAAGTGCCGCCACGTGGCCGCCGTGCTCATTTACTCCAATTCCATGCACCTGCGGGCCAAGGACGTGGTGTACCGCAACACCGCCGTCGCGGTCCCGGCGTGGCAGCAGTCCCTGCAGCAACTGCTTGCCCCGGCCCCGGCAGCCGCCAAGTCCCTGGGCGGACCCAACTCCAAGCACCCGGTGTTGCAGATGGGCCTGCAGTTCGAGCTGCAGGACACCACGCTTTCGGCACACCAGCAGTGGGCCCCGGGTTCCGGGGTGGGGCAGTTGAAGGTGGCCTCCCGGCGCTGGCGCCTGGGCGTGCGCCCGGTGGTGCGTTCCGGGTCCGACCGCTGGGCGCGGTCGAACCTGCGCTGGAACACCATCAGCTTCAAGACCTTCGGGTTGAACCTGGATGTCGAACAGCACCGCTGGTTCTGCCAGTTCGTGCCGCTTTACCGCGCCAAGGGGGAACTCTACTTCGGCGAGGACAACGACTGGCTGTACCTCGACGAGTATTCCTCGGCACTGCTCTGGGAGTTGCTGGCCGAGGCCAGGTCCCTGGGCGTGGCGCTGGTGGGAACCCGGACGTACACCAGGATCCTGCTGGCTTCACCGGCCCAGGTGGCACTGGGCACCCGCGCGGCCGAGGATGGCCTGGCGCTGGCCCCCTCGGTGTCCCTGGGCGGGCACGGCTTCATCCTCGATGCGCACACCGCCGCCGGTTCCATCGGCAGCCACGGCGTGTACGTTGCCAACGAGGACCAGAGCGAGATCTTCCTGGGCCAGGTCCCCGGCGGGCTCAGCCATAGCGAGCTGGCCATGCTGCACCACCCCGAGACCCTGAACGTGCCGGCGGCGGAAACCGAGGAGTTCTTCTCCCGCGTCTACCCGCGGCTGGCCCGCAAGTTGCGCGTGACCAGCCCCGACGCCTCCGTCGAGTTGCCCCCGGTGTTGCCGCCCAAGCTGGTGGCCAAGATCCGCTACGGCTCGCGGGAAACCGTCGACGTGGACTGGGTCTTCGACTACAACGGCATGGTCGTGGATGCCGCAGACCGCGACACCCTGGTGGAGTCCGCCCTGGAATCGGCGGTGCTGGAGATCCTGAACCGGCACCCCGCCTTCGAGTCCTCGGTGCTCGGGCCCCGGCACTTCCAGGGCCTGGAGGTCATCGACTTCGTGCGCCGCGTGCTGCCGGAGCTCACCGAGGTCGAGGACCTGGTGCTCTCGGAGGCCGGGACCCGCCCGGAATTCCACGAACTCACCGAGGCGCCGGAGCTGGTCATCACCACGGTGGAATCGGACCGCCGCGACTGGTTCGACCTGGGCCTGCTGATCTCCATCGGCGAGCGGCAGATCCCCTTTGCCGACATCCTGCGTGCCCTGATCCAGGGACACACCAAGCTGTTGATGCCTGACCGCAGCTACTTCTCCCTGGCCGATCCGCTCTTTGACAAGCTGCGCGCCCTGGTCTCCGAGGCCGGCGGGCTGCGGGACATGAAGGACAAGGAAGCGGACATCTCGCTGACCCCCTACCAGTTCTCCATGTGGGAGGAGCTGGAGGACCTGGCCTCCCGCATCGAGGGACCCGACGCGTGGGTGGGCGCGCTGAACTCGCTGGTGAACCTGAAGACCACCGAGGTGGCCGACCTGCCCCCGACGCTGAATGCGACGCTGCGCCCCTACCAGGTGGAGGGCTTCGGCTGGCTGGCCACGCTGTGGCGCAACGGCCTGGGCGGGGTGCTGGCCGATGACATGGGCCTGGGCAAGACCCTGCAGACCCTGGCGCTGATCCTGCACGCGCACCAGGTGTGGGAGAACCCCGCGGCGTTCGAGGGCATCAGCCCCCAGGCCGGCGTGCGCGCTCCCTTCCTGGTGGTCGCCCCCACCTCGGTGGTCTCCAACTGGAAGGACGAAGCGGCGCGCTTCGCCCCGTCCCTGCGGGTCGTGGCCATCACCGACACCGAGTCGCGCGCCGCCGCCTCGCTGGCACAGTTGGCCAAGGACTACGACGTGGTCGTCACCTCCTACACGCTGCTGCGCCTGGACGACGACGCGTATGCGGACATCCCCTGGGCCGGGCTGATCCTGGACGAGGCGCAGTTCGTGAAAAACAAGGCCACCAAGGCACACCATGTGGCCAGGGACATGCCCGCCCGCTTCAAGCTGGCGATCACCGGCACGCCCATGGAGAACAACCTCATGGAGCTCTGGTCGATCTTCGCCATCGTCTCCCCCGGGCTCTTCCCCTCGGCCGTGCGCTTTGCGGAGAACTACCAGCGCCCCATCGAGCGCCAGGGACTGGCCGAGCCGCTGGTGCGCCTGCGCCGTCGGATCCGCCCGTTCATGTTGCGCAGGACCAAGGACGCGGTGGTCACCGACCTGCCGCCGAAGCAGGAACAGGTACTGCACGTGGAGCTGGGCGAGGAGCATCGCCGGGTCTACGACACGCACCTGCAGCGCGAGCGCCAGAAGGTGCTGCGCCTGGTCGATGACATGGACAAGAACCGGTTTACGATCTTCCAGTCCCTGACCCTGCTGCGCATGCTCTCGCTCGATGCCTCGCTGGTGGACCCGGAGTACGCGCACGTGCCCAGCGCCAAGCTCGATGTGCTCTTCGAACAGCTGGAGGACGTGCTGGCCGAGGGCCACCGTGCGCTGATCTTCTCCCAGTTCACCTCCTTCCTGAAGAAGGCCGCTGACCGGTTGGATGCCGCGGGGGTGCCCTACGCCTACCTGGACGGGTCCACGCGCAAGCGTGCCGAGGTCATCGACTCGTTCAAGTCCGGGGTCGCCCCGGTGTTCCTGATCTCGCTGAAGGCGGGCGGCTTCGGGCTGAACCTCACCGAGGCCGACTACTGCTTCCTGCTGGACCCGTGGTGGAACCCCGCCGCCGAGTCGCAGGCCGTGGACCGGGCGCACCGCATCGGGCAGACCCGCAACGTGATGGTCTACCGGATGGTCGCCAAGAACACCATCGAGGAAAAGGTGGTGGCGCTGCAGGACTCCAAGCGCCAGCTCATCTCCTCGGTCATGGACGAGGGCGCGGGCTTCGGCAAGGTGCTCAACGCGGACGACATCCGCGAGCTGCTGCGCTAA
- a CDS encoding ROK family protein has product MPAEDLAIGVDIGGTKIAAGLVTRDGTVMGRLRRSTPGHDARAVEATVVELVTKLGEQAPRAVVGVGAAGWMDSSGSTVLFSPHLAWRNEPLRARLEDALGRTVMLSNDADAAGWAEHRFGAARGENEMLCLTLGTGIGGAIVLGGKLQRGRFGVAGEFGHQTLVPGGHRCACGNRGCWEQYASGNALGREGRALAGSNSPVAHALRAETNGDASAVTGEMVTRLAEAGDPACGDLVAEAGEWLGLGLANLAAVLDPGIMIIGGGLGSASPSLIETATSAYQKALSGRGYRPFAKIARAELGPDAGLVGAADLARLPRG; this is encoded by the coding sequence ATGCCAGCGGAAGACCTAGCCATCGGCGTCGATATCGGTGGAACAAAGATTGCGGCAGGTCTGGTGACCCGCGACGGCACAGTGATGGGCCGGCTCCGTCGGTCCACGCCCGGCCACGATGCACGCGCCGTTGAGGCGACGGTTGTCGAGTTGGTGACAAAGCTCGGTGAGCAGGCGCCCCGGGCCGTGGTCGGTGTGGGCGCGGCCGGATGGATGGATTCCAGCGGGAGCACCGTGCTCTTCAGCCCCCACCTTGCCTGGCGCAACGAACCCCTGCGCGCACGACTTGAGGACGCACTGGGGCGCACCGTGATGTTGAGCAATGACGCCGATGCGGCCGGCTGGGCCGAACACCGCTTCGGTGCGGCGCGTGGCGAAAACGAAATGCTGTGCCTGACCTTGGGAACCGGAATCGGCGGAGCCATCGTCCTGGGCGGGAAGCTGCAGCGCGGCAGGTTCGGCGTCGCCGGGGAATTCGGACACCAGACGCTGGTTCCCGGCGGACATCGCTGTGCCTGCGGAAACCGCGGGTGCTGGGAACAATACGCCTCGGGGAACGCGCTGGGACGCGAGGGGCGGGCCCTGGCCGGTTCCAACTCCCCGGTGGCCCACGCGCTGCGGGCCGAAACCAACGGGGACGCCTCTGCGGTGACTGGGGAAATGGTCACGCGTCTGGCGGAAGCCGGAGATCCGGCATGTGGCGACCTCGTCGCCGAGGCCGGTGAATGGCTCGGTCTGGGATTGGCGAACCTTGCCGCTGTGCTGGACCCCGGAATCATGATCATCGGCGGAGGGCTGGGATCGGCCTCGCCCTCACTGATCGAGACGGCGACCAGCGCCTACCAAAAGGCGCTGAGCGGGCGGGGGTATCGGCCCTTTGCGAAAATCGCCCGGGCCGAGCTGGGACCGGATGCAGGTCTCGTCGGTGCCGCTGACCTGGCACGGCTGCCCCGCGGCTGA
- a CDS encoding LOG family protein gives MDSTPALHPLPRVIEIASLADFDRHAAAALALTDKRLAASMHGWHVQSVDLRARGAMLEKLRAAGSVFMGCEIEDKIERRLRGGGALVFPEIPGLPFDPYRGELYSGGELYAGLETGSYETVPDARIYAWLSHRYGAGAHDALNAALSSTLHDHAIGARLESQIRDGALAHAPLVGVMGGHAQQRGSDGYATAARLGYALSGAGFIVATGGGPGAMEAANLGAYLGAGSTENLAEALEMLAVEPGFASSVTRWARAAARVRERWPVGLANLGIPTWFYGHEPPNMFATHIAKYFANATREAVLLEKCSGGIVFMPGAAGTVQEIFQDACENFYGAAGSISPMVLVGVDYWTRTLPAYPLLVDLARGRAMEDMVFLVDEPSEAVRILVELNDGSISGVRGLA, from the coding sequence ATGGACAGCACTCCGGCCTTGCACCCGCTCCCGCGCGTCATCGAGATTGCGTCGCTGGCCGATTTCGACAGGCACGCAGCGGCCGCTCTGGCCCTCACCGACAAACGCCTGGCCGCTTCCATGCACGGCTGGCACGTGCAATCCGTTGACCTGCGTGCCCGGGGCGCGATGCTGGAAAAACTGCGGGCCGCCGGTTCGGTGTTCATGGGGTGCGAGATCGAGGACAAGATCGAGCGCCGCTTGCGCGGGGGAGGGGCGCTGGTTTTCCCCGAGATCCCGGGCCTGCCTTTCGATCCCTATCGCGGGGAACTGTACTCCGGAGGCGAACTTTATGCGGGGTTGGAGACCGGGTCCTACGAAACGGTCCCGGATGCGCGGATCTACGCCTGGCTCTCGCACCGCTACGGGGCCGGGGCGCACGACGCGTTGAACGCGGCCCTTTCCTCCACGCTGCACGACCATGCCATCGGCGCGCGGCTCGAATCGCAGATCCGCGACGGGGCACTGGCCCATGCTCCGCTGGTCGGCGTCATGGGAGGTCATGCGCAACAGCGCGGCAGCGACGGTTACGCGACGGCGGCACGGCTAGGCTACGCGCTCTCCGGTGCGGGGTTCATCGTGGCCACCGGCGGCGGACCCGGAGCCATGGAGGCAGCGAACCTGGGCGCCTACCTGGGCGCGGGCAGCACCGAGAACCTTGCCGAGGCGCTGGAAATGCTGGCGGTCGAGCCCGGGTTCGCCTCGTCGGTGACCCGCTGGGCGCGGGCCGCCGCACGCGTGCGCGAACGCTGGCCCGTGGGCCTGGCGAACCTGGGGATCCCGACCTGGTTCTACGGCCATGAGCCACCGAACATGTTCGCCACCCACATTGCCAAGTACTTCGCCAATGCCACCCGCGAGGCGGTGCTGTTGGAAAAATGCTCCGGAGGAATCGTGTTCATGCCCGGGGCCGCGGGGACCGTGCAGGAAATCTTCCAGGACGCCTGCGAGAACTTTTACGGGGCGGCCGGCAGCATCAGCCCGATGGTGCTGGTGGGAGTCGATTATTGGACCCGGACGCTGCCGGCCTACCCGTTGCTGGTGGACCTGGCCCGCGGTCGGGCCATGGAGGACATGGTCTTCCTGGTCGACGAGCCGTCCGAGGCAGTGCGCATTTTGGTGGAGCTCAACGACGGTTCGATTTCCGGCGTACGGGGACTGGCATGA
- the iolC gene encoding 5-dehydro-2-deoxygluconokinase yields MTHDVLTIGRISVDVYPNDIGVPLGEVNSFGKYLGGSPTNVAVAAARHGRRTAVITRIGDDEFGSYLERELDKFQVDRSHVSRVPGLQTPVTFCAIMPPEDFPLYFYGRFPTAPDWKIATEELDGDAIRSSRIFWSTVTGLSQEPSAGAHIAAHELRTRETLAANQFTVLDLDYRPMFWESEEAARAQVAKVLPHVTVAIGNDKECAVAVGEGTPDEQADRLLAAGVEIAVVKLGPEGVMAKTRTERVVSAPVPVQTVNGLGAGDSFGGAFCHGLLSGWPLEQVLDYANAAGAIVASRLACSDDMPTPTEVNALLAERGRTVPGPATIEVSP; encoded by the coding sequence GTGACCCACGACGTACTCACCATCGGACGCATCAGCGTCGACGTCTACCCGAACGACATCGGTGTTCCCCTCGGCGAGGTTAACAGCTTCGGCAAGTACCTGGGTGGTTCGCCAACCAATGTGGCGGTGGCCGCAGCCCGCCACGGGCGCCGTACCGCGGTCATCACCCGGATTGGTGACGACGAGTTCGGCAGCTACCTGGAGCGCGAGCTGGACAAGTTCCAGGTTGACCGCAGCCATGTCAGTCGGGTCCCCGGGCTGCAGACGCCGGTCACCTTCTGCGCCATCATGCCGCCGGAAGACTTCCCGCTCTACTTCTACGGACGATTCCCCACCGCCCCTGACTGGAAGATCGCCACGGAGGAACTGGACGGCGATGCGATCCGCAGTTCGCGGATCTTCTGGTCCACCGTCACCGGACTCAGCCAGGAGCCAAGCGCAGGCGCCCACATCGCCGCGCATGAGCTCAGGACACGCGAGACGCTGGCGGCAAACCAGTTCACGGTCCTGGACCTGGACTACCGCCCCATGTTCTGGGAATCGGAGGAAGCCGCCCGCGCCCAGGTCGCCAAGGTCTTGCCCCACGTCACCGTCGCCATCGGCAACGACAAGGAATGCGCGGTGGCAGTCGGCGAGGGCACCCCCGACGAGCAGGCCGACCGCCTGCTGGCCGCCGGCGTGGAGATCGCCGTGGTCAAGCTCGGCCCCGAGGGCGTCATGGCCAAGACCCGCACCGAACGCGTGGTCTCTGCCCCGGTTCCCGTGCAGACCGTCAATGGCCTCGGCGCGGGGGACTCCTTCGGCGGTGCGTTCTGCCACGGACTGCTCTCCGGCTGGCCCCTTGAACAGGTCCTGGACTACGCCAACGCGGCAGGCGCCATTGTCGCCTCCCGCCTGGCCTGCTCCGACGACATGCCCACCCCAACCGAGGTCAACGCGCTGTTGGCCGAACGCGGCCGCACCGTACCCGGGCCGGCAACCATCGAGGTCTCCCCATGA